From the genome of Nicotiana sylvestris chromosome 1, ASM39365v2, whole genome shotgun sequence:
TGCCATCTTATTAATATTCAGGCCTTTCCCATTGGTTATtccatatgacaacattacttgaaatagacgaAAGAGCGTTTAAACTTATCTCGAATCTCAATGCACGAGTTAGAAGACAATCTTATAGTCaagctttatcgcacgatcttgagtgttgaagaagggtaacattcctaaatgtccatgtagcctccaaattatagatgtggtcgacaacactcCGATaataaggactctactagacacggctccgagacatcctaggacactttaaaaccttaggctctgatgccaagtttgtcatgccccaacttcgggaggcgcgatcagcgctcaatcgagtgaacccaactgagcaagccttatcaaccgctatctacccaactcgataggaataaggaagccatgcttacctttatttaaactagaaaagatagtacattcaacatcttagttcattttatatcacaacatttaaaacGTGGTTACACAtccaaggttccatacaagttatagtgtagaataaagcaagagtacaaggttacaacatggtccatTGAGCTATCCaacacccatacataacccacacaaacgtctacgaagcctctaaggatacaaaagacgtgataacaatgtcggcaacaaggctccggctatacctcaaaagtgaaagtccaaaataagaagatgtacaatataaccccttgaaggagaaaggggctcaccaagacatTGAGAAGAACGTACTCTGCTAtgcgcgatcggcactatccgcaatggagccacctacattcataaaaaaaaatgtagcgcccccggcaaaaggaacgttagtgccatcgaatagcactagtatgtataactaaacaccattttactagaaagaactatcaataaagtacaagtaaatcacatgagtaaatcaaatatgcaattcattcaatcttttatataatttccaaaacatagtttggggcatttctttcatatcttcatcactgtgttcaataccaccgctatcttgagcggaatCCGATCATGACCCGAccagctaggttgcctcattggagGAATATATCTCAATAactatttcatttcccttatccggaattcaatatcagcacattaccaccaagtgtgcggcatggtgtccgatcacgacccgatcggctaggccgccttatctaggcgttgttcctttctcattagtcatcacatctgaatctttatttcatatatatatcatatcaattcctTGGCACTTAGGGCCACCATTATAACATAGTTTTCCATTTTCAGTATTCATCTTGCAtgttgtgatcataggcatatacaaaagtaattcaagttgcAGTACAAGTAAGTGGGCACATAGCTAGCCTGAATAATTCTCGGTTTCTATCTTGGCCTATAGCCTaagcatttcaacacataattgtattcttcatacttccctaattatcaagaatggtacattactcacattgaggcacatccttcatgtatatgtgtagttaattgcaaatcaattaatgcgcaataacaatcaatacattaacAAATTCAAATCTTACCACACTTTAGTAAActccaacggagctcaatttctaataaaagggggttttagccatacatacctctaagagcttttccttaagttactacaacgttccgaaaattctagcaatgtccatctacttcgagacataacaaaattgaacacaaattaggaagatattcataattctagctcatttgagcattttatcaaacaccataggaggttaaatctttatggtccttttatagaggatttcatcaacccacaacccatactttTCCATTTCTAGCTCAACCATGTTCCTACATCTTTTGACAACACATGCAAACAAGATAAaaactccaatacccacaaactttCTTGATAAATACTTGCCTTTagctaaaattcaaaattaagggttagggtatagaatcttacctcaaggatgaagacCTAGTGTGGTTTTCCTTATTAATCCTTCAAGATTTGCACAAGAGTTGTAGAAGAATTGATGAGGAACACTTTCCCACTCTAGGGcattctctctctctaaaagtatCTGATTTTTGCTCAAGAAATGGTCCCTTCCATCTATTTGATGAAATGATGTCGTTTTATAACAAAAAACCCGATTTTGTATATCCGCGCCGCGTGGGGCACCGCATGGGGTGCCGCGATAGTGTAAAATTTTGCGTTACTTTtgataatttggtcataacttttggtatgagtgtccaaatgacaaatggtttgaagcattggaaactagactcaaagacctttcatttgataggttgtgcattgcacaaaacattataaaaatatagataTACTTGTCCAaaatgaggtcttgtgcgtactcatttacaactttagtctatttggtaattttccaacttgtcttagacttaggcttctccttagaccctaaatcaattataataagacttatacacttattaccatATCCAAATGATATCAATAATATcattaatcctcatttgcacgcaagataaaataattagcctaccttggcaccacgaaatcttaaattactaagcaaacttttctggggctttacatcgtcctcccaggccgtttcatttaGCACTTCAGACATCCCATGGAGCATCGGGGAACCGTGGTCCTTATGTACCACCTTCAGGGTAGCTAgcttatagtgcaccaccagctcctattagagcACCTCCTTTTCAGAGTTGCTATCACGGTCAGTCGGCTCGTCAGGGTAAGTCTCAATTTCCACAGTCGCAGTATCAGGATGGATGTTTCGAGTATGGTGAGTATGGGCATATCTAGTGGACCTGTCCGAGATTAGTAGGTGTTCAGCCACAatatcagggttctcgtgccatggttccaaCACTAGTTACTGCACCTTCCACTCATCCagttagaggtaggggtcagggagccagaggtagaggctaggccactagaggtggaggccagccagtaggaggtCGTCCTAGGGAtatggttcagagtggtggggctgAGCCctaatgttatgctttcccaacCAGGCCTGAGGCTATGTCATCTGATGTTATTATCATAGGTACTGTTTccgtttgtagtagagatgcttcagttctttttgatccagggtctacatatatgtatgtgtcatcttactttgcttcatatttggttgtgcctcgtgattctttgagtgctcccgtgtatgtgtccacaccCGTGGGGTATTCTATTATTGTATATCGTGTCTGTCATtcatgtgtggttattattgggggtcttgagactagcttagatctcctacttcttgatatggttgatttcgatgttatattggggatggactggctgtcaccttatcatgctatattggactatcacGCCACAACTGTGACCTTAGCATTGTCGAGGTTGCCTCaattagagtagagagggactcctggtcattctacaaGCAGGGTTATCTCTcatatgaaggctcggcatatggtcaaggaggggtgtttggcttatttggcttatgttcgtgattctagtgcggaggttccttccatggactctgtaccagttgttcgggagtttgCTGAGGTATTTACTTTAGACctgccagggatgccacccgacagggatattggcttctgtattgatttggttccaggcactcaacccatttataTTCCGCCATACCACATGGCCCTaccagagctgaaagagttgaaggagaagttgcaGGATTTACGTGATAAGGGATTTATTAGACCCAGTGTATCGCATTGGGgtacgccggtgttgtttgtaaa
Proteins encoded in this window:
- the LOC138871697 gene encoding uncharacterized protein, with translation MSSDVIIIGTVSVCSRDASVLFDPGSTYMYVSSYFASYLVVPRDSLSAPVYVSTPVGYSIIVYRVCHSCVVIIGGLETSLDLLLLDMVDFDVILGMDWLSPYHAILDYHATTVTLALSRLPQLE